A stretch of Elgaria multicarinata webbii isolate HBS135686 ecotype San Diego chromosome 5, rElgMul1.1.pri, whole genome shotgun sequence DNA encodes these proteins:
- the POLR1D gene encoding protein POLR1D encodes MAEDSELERKAVEELLTEAKRGKTRAETMGAMGWMKCPLASTNKRFLINTIKNTLQSPKEQDQGQNHQEDNEESEPTQSREETKPKRHRSHPYKPSFRSRRRVSSSPPRHRNRNQNAKDKYEKRSNK; translated from the exons ATGGCGGAGGATTCGGAGCTAGAAAG GAAGGCAGTGGAAGAACTTCTAACAGAAGCCAAGCGTGGAAAAACCAGAGCAGAAACTATGGGGGCTATGGGCTG GATGAAGTGCCCTCTGGCCAGCACAAATAAACGATTTCTTATTAATACTATTAAGAACACATTGCAGTCCCCAAAAGAGCAAGACCAGGGACAGAATCATCAGGAAGACAATGAGGAATCTGAGCCAACTCAGAGCAGGGAAGAAACCAAACCAAAGAGACACAGATCACATCCTTACAAACCTAGCTTTCGGTCTAGGAGAAGAGTCAGTTCTTCTCCTCCGAGGCACCGGAACAGGAACCAGAACGCGAAGGACAAGTATGAAAAGCGATCAAACAAGTGA